The Triticum dicoccoides isolate Atlit2015 ecotype Zavitan unplaced genomic scaffold, WEW_v2.0 scaffold147244, whole genome shotgun sequence DNA window CCAAGCTTTTGCTTGATTTTGTTCAACAAAAGACTTTGGTTGCTTGATCATAGCCAAAGAGGTGACACACAAACAAAGAAATTGCGAGGAATTAAAGTGCAATGGGCCTAGATTCCTTACGAAGGCACTAATCCAGCATACTAATTTCAGCCTAGGTTCCTCAATCATTTAAGAACATATCTGAAGTAAAAAAAGAGGGTAGTTTTGTTACCAATTGTACAGCGCTGCCACAGATAAAGACAGACTGGTTTATTTTTCAAATTGAAGGGGAAAATAGTAAGATACTGTTCTGTTCCTATTATACAGTTGCTAATTTCCTCCAGATCCATCAATTCAAGAACCACACCCTAGAAAGCAACAACATTTGGATGATGCAACTTTGAAAGAATTTGTGCCTCCCTCCAAAAGTCTTTGGTCTGTACAAAAATGCAAGTTGGCATTTATATCTAATGAAGATAATATGAATGTGCTCTATCAACCATGTTTCAATTTCAAAAATTCGATTActatttcaaaatttcaaaaagacatGGACCTCAAAACAGATTCTCCTTCTCAAAACAAAAAAGGGAGAAACAAATACATAACCAGCAGACATGTACAGACTGAATTAACCAAGGAAGTTGCATTTCTGAAATTGAGCCAACAACAAAGCATGCATAATCAAGAAGTAACCAACATGGTCTAACAAAAGGTAATGATTCTCCAAGCAAAGCAACTTTGGAGAAAATGCAAACATTGGGAACTACTGAATCTTCAGTCGGCAACATTTTAAAACCTTCCACCAGAGGCACATTTTCAGTCGGCAACAGCGAATGTTTTGAGAAGAAAACCAAAGTTTTAACATCATCGCCACTGATTAAGCCGGATTTCAATCAATTAAGTTGTAACAAAGCAACTACTGAATCTCAAAAAACGACTGAATCACAGCTAAAGTTTCCTATCAAATTTTTTGTCTGAATGTTACACAGCAACAGAGTTTAAATTTGCCCATGGCGGGGCGACAGAGTTTTCTCAAAACTCTGCAGCCGTCCGCTGCCTCTTCCCCTTCCCGCTGTCAAGCAGGAAGAGGTCAGCGCAGTCGATGGGGACACGCCTCCCGGGTCCAAGAACCTCCATGGCGCGGTAGACCTGGTGGCACGAAATGTTGTGGCCTTCCCTCGGGGGGGAGTCGCCCACCTCCAGGAGGAGCACCCTCTTGGCGGCACCCTGCCGGTGCCGTGGAGACGATGCTGATCCCTGGATGGGGGGCGGAGAAGAGGATGCCGGCCCCGGCGCAGAGGATGCCGGCCCGAGAGACGAGGCCTCCAGGGAAGGCGGAGCAGAGGAGGCCGGCGGCTCCAGGGAAGGAGGCGGAGAGGAGACGGCGCTGCTGCTTCTTGCGCTGCTGAAGACGTCGCAGGAGCGCTGGAGCAGAGGCGGCGAAGACGTCGGCGCTGGAGCAGAGGAGGCGGCCGCGGTCCTTGTTGCGCTGGCGGTCGGTCCCTGTCCCTGGGACCTGGACCTCTTCTTGGTGGCGACGCGCGGAGACGGGTAGACCTTTGAGAGCGCCAGCTCGTCCCCGCCGGCGAGGCGTCCTGCCTGGCCGGGGAGAAGGAGCTCGTGCATGATGAACCCGCCGCGGGGTCCACCCTTGTGCTCCGCCTCCTTGGAGATGAAAGAGAAGGCCTGCTTGGTTCCGATCATCTTGTCGGGGGCGGcttcgacggggacgggggcgcgcTCCGACTTCCAGAACCCCCCCGGCACGACCCTGCTTCTTCTTGCATCCGTCGCGGTGAGGGGGCGTACCAGGTTCACGAAGTAGGAGGCACGCTTGCCGTCGGGCGATGTCGCCGGCGGATGGCGCCGCAGCAGATCCTGCGGGTGGTGGCCGTAGACGTCGACTCCGTGGACGAGGTAGGCGGGGAGCATCCAGG harbors:
- the LOC119343933 gene encoding proline-rich receptor-like protein kinase PERK2, producing MLPAYLVHGVDVYGHHPQDLLRRHPPATSPDGKRASYFVNLVRPLTATDARRSRVVPGGFWKSERAPVPVEAAPDKMIGTKQAFSFISKEAEHKGGPRGGFIMHELLLPGQAGRLAGGDELALSKVYPSPRVATKKRSRSQGQGPTASATRTAAASSAPAPTSSPPLLQRSCDVFSSARSSSAVSSPPPSLEPPASSAPPSLEASSLGPASSAPGPASSSPPPIQGSASSPRHRQGAAKRVLLLEVGDSPPREGHNISCHQVYRAMEVLGPGRRVPIDCADLFLLDSGKGKRQRTAAEF